The Streptomyces sp. NBC_01244 genome contains a region encoding:
- a CDS encoding TVP38/TMEM64 family protein, producing the protein MSLLLAPWTRLSLLVVLLLAAGVCVVLYEPQRLLAEGWPPGLPVGTAVLFFAAAYGVCTAALVPRPLLNLASGALFGSQFGLVAAVAGSVIGAGIAFGLGRMMGRDALRPLIRGRWLQAADDQLARHGFRSMLAIRIFPGLPFAMANYAAALSRCGWLPFLLATAIGVVPNTAAYVIAGASASSPTSPAFLASFGFIAVSAVGASVVAWRKRHRLAPVRKPERPGPARELTVVHPPVVTAAPHGP; encoded by the coding sequence ATGTCCCTCCTCCTCGCGCCGTGGACACGGCTCTCGCTGCTCGTCGTGCTGCTCCTCGCGGCCGGCGTCTGCGTCGTGCTGTACGAGCCCCAGCGCCTGCTCGCGGAGGGCTGGCCCCCGGGGCTCCCGGTGGGCACCGCGGTCCTGTTCTTCGCCGCGGCGTACGGGGTGTGCACGGCCGCCCTGGTGCCCCGCCCCCTGCTGAACCTGGCTTCCGGGGCCCTCTTCGGCTCCCAGTTCGGTCTGGTCGCCGCGGTTGCCGGATCGGTGATCGGCGCGGGGATCGCCTTCGGCCTGGGCCGGATGATGGGGCGCGACGCCCTGCGTCCGCTGATCCGCGGCCGCTGGCTGCAGGCGGCCGACGACCAGTTGGCCCGGCACGGCTTCCGCTCGATGCTGGCGATCCGCATCTTCCCCGGTCTGCCCTTCGCGATGGCCAACTACGCCGCCGCGCTGTCCCGCTGCGGCTGGCTCCCCTTCCTCCTCGCCACCGCGATCGGCGTGGTCCCGAACACCGCCGCGTACGTGATCGCGGGGGCCAGCGCCTCCTCCCCGACCTCCCCCGCGTTCCTCGCCTCGTTCGGCTTCATCGCCGTCTCCGCGGTGGGTGCGTCGGTCGTCGCCTGGCGCAAACGGCACCGGCTGGCGCCCGTACGCAAGCCCGAGCGGCCGGGGCCGGCGCGGGAACTGACGGTCGTACACCCCCCTGTGGTCACGGCGGCACCCCACGGGCCCTAG
- a CDS encoding DNA alkylation repair protein has protein sequence MQSNDRRPPQVPHSGLAELLVARLTESYGAAADARRAGPMAAYMKDVSPFLGIPTPLRRELSRAVTKDTPKPSEADCAALALRCWELPEREYRYFAVDYLRRHVSRCSSGFLPVVRHLIVTVPWWDTVDLLAAHTVGPLVAADPALAAVMDEWIGDEDLWVARTALLHQLRFKSATDTERLFAYCRRQSDHPDFFVRKAIGWCLREYAKTDPGAVRAFVTAERESLSPLSAREALKNIGGA, from the coding sequence ATGCAGTCGAACGACCGGCGGCCTCCGCAGGTTCCGCACAGCGGCCTCGCCGAGCTGTTGGTGGCGCGGCTCACGGAGTCCTACGGCGCCGCGGCCGACGCGCGGCGGGCCGGGCCCATGGCCGCGTACATGAAGGACGTCTCGCCCTTCCTCGGGATCCCCACCCCGCTGCGCCGCGAGCTGTCGAGGGCCGTGACCAAGGACACCCCGAAACCGTCCGAAGCGGACTGCGCGGCCCTCGCGCTGCGCTGCTGGGAGCTTCCGGAGCGTGAGTACCGGTACTTCGCCGTCGACTACCTGCGCCGACACGTCTCCCGCTGCTCCTCCGGCTTCCTGCCCGTGGTCCGGCACCTGATCGTGACAGTCCCCTGGTGGGACACCGTCGACCTGCTCGCCGCGCACACGGTCGGGCCGCTCGTGGCGGCGGACCCGGCGCTCGCCGCCGTCATGGACGAGTGGATCGGGGACGAGGACCTGTGGGTGGCCCGCACCGCCCTGCTCCACCAGCTCCGGTTCAAGTCCGCGACCGACACCGAGCGGCTCTTCGCGTACTGCCGCCGCCAGAGCGACCACCCCGACTTCTTCGTCCGCAAGGCCATCGGCTGGTGCCTTCGCGAGTACGCGAAGACGGACCCCGGCGCCGTACGCGCCTTCGTCACCGCAGAGCGGGAGTCGCTGTCGCCGCTCTCGGCGCGCGAGGCGCTGAAGAACATCGGCGGGGCGTAG